Proteins from one Anastrepha obliqua isolate idAnaObli1 chromosome 2, idAnaObli1_1.0, whole genome shotgun sequence genomic window:
- the LOC129238580 gene encoding DNA replication complex GINS protein PSF1-like: MAKSNKMFADKAFELIKELERSSQTIPPFDDDGVRQVLEEIKAIFEENCAQAANYSTSGDRTLWPLLNYRHAALQRNKRCLLTYLYQRLLRIKMLRWEFGPIIPADIKASLCEPEVNFFNTYSKSLASYMRSIGDGQGIDLTGDLRPPKSLYIEVRCVEDYGKFELEDGEVIYLKKNSQHYLPRAQVESLVRQGILQHIA, encoded by the exons atggcAAAATCGAACAAAATGTTTGCTGATAAAGCCTTCGAACTAATTAAAGAGTTGGAACGTTCTTCGCAAACAATTCCCCCTTTCGAT GACGACGGCGTGCGACAAGTGTTGGAGGAAATCAAAGCTATATTCGAGGAGAATTGTGCACAAGC CGCCAACTACTCAACCTCAGGCGATCGTACCCTATGGCCTCTGCTTAATTATCGTCACGCTGCTTTACAAAGAAACAAACGTTGCCTTTTAACATATTTGTATCAGCGTTTGCTGCGTATTAAAATGCTGCGCTGGGAATTTGGGCCAATTATTCCTGCGGACATTAAAGCTTCATTATGCGAACCTGAGGTGAACTTCTTTAATACATACTCAAAATCTTTAGCTTCCTACATGCGTTCCATTGGTGATGGACAGGGTATAGATTTGACGGGTGACTTGCGCCCACCAAAATCGCTCTACATAGAAGTGCGATGTGTTGAAGATTACGGTAAGTTTGAACTTGAGGACGGCGAAgtaatttatcttaaaaaaaatagtcagcacTATTTGCCACGGGCCCAAGTCGAATCACTAGTACGACAAGGAATTTTACAACATATTGCGTAG
- the LOC129237274 gene encoding integrator complex subunit 6, translated as MTIILFLVDTSASMCQKAYVNGVQKSYLDIAKGAVETFLKYRQRTQDCLGDRYMLLTFEEPPSNVKAGWKENHATFMNELKNLQSNGLTSMGESLKNAFDLLNLNRMQSGIDTYGQGRCPFYLEPSVIIVITDGGRYSYRNGVHQEIILPLNTQIPGTNFTKEPFRWDQRLFSLVLRMPGNKVDERVEGKVPHDDSPIERMCVVTGGRSYRVRSHHVLNQCIESLVQKVQPGVVLQFELMLPKEGLPNEAMQDIIFQPMKKMIYVQKHITQKTFPIGYWPLPEPYWPDPKAVTLPPRDAHPKLKVVAPAVDEPQMVRSFPVDKYEIEGSPLTLQILQKREMNKCWQVIISNGMHGFDLPFGYLKASPNFTQVHLYVLAYNYPALLPLLHDLIHKYNMSPPNDLMYKFNAYVRSIPPYYCPFLRKALLNINVPYQLLQFLLPENIDNYLSPNIANQLKHIKNTAKQDQENLCMKVYKQLKQPKPPYRQIETAKLNPGVPLRRDLVRHPLLRETFSKLHAEIEPLENYTIVVPQLTRQSSAKSYRNPFDIPRRDLMEEIARMREAVLRPAPTSLVAKDSGHCLPIAEMGNYQEYLKNKDNPLREIEPTNVRQHMFGNPYKKDKHMVMVDEADLSDVAPMKSNNGAGGPPLPGVPGGIGPKKIDASRTRKRKAGPIRKDYIFRRTSTDVRPSTPSLTVTSSISSSASVSSLSDFDEDSVSETASISSGMSDDGDSDRLVVAFDFNEDEPGDPLINGYVRNFINGINDESSCDSDMIVPSVGQLNSTAGIAVGILPLTPVAQMQNNNSVLTPMSPPGSPQPYMNSYGQPIMASADALPAVGSIVAPSVLANANQSITPNVFASSLQINGNALLGIPAATAPVGTPVPIAAVATPLIVSPAPAYQHNDINDAQEISRILQQCHNGTSNISNTTSAPNLELAVNAGAIKMETELALMPPPSSTTNSLTPVTLSANFDTLKRESMANNAGVCNSNHLPNHNQHNNINSLSNNIGNGNIQRSSSIVSSPPPLTDEQRDAARKHNLEIRTQVFRDIRRPGRNYSQLLEHLNLIKGDYDMKSNFIKMCISESMRFRRKQMMNSIQEWWDKKQEQSQATTTS; from the coding sequence ATGACCATTATACTATTTTTGGTTGACACGTCCGCGTCGATGTGCCAGAAAGCGTACGTAAATGGCGTACAAAAGTCGTATCTGGACATAGCGAAGGGCGCTGTGGAAACATTTCTAAAATATCGTCAACGCACACAGGATTGTCTTGGGGATCGCTATATGTTGTTAACTTTTGAGGAACCCCCCTCCAATGTCAAGGCCGGGTGGAAGGAGAATCACGCAacatttatgaatgaacttaAAAATCTGCAAAGTAATGGACTTACTTCAATGGGTGAATCGCTAAAGAATGCCTTCGATTTACTAAATCTGAATCGCATGCAATCCGGTATCGACACTTACGGTCAGGGTCGATGTCCCTTCTATTTGGAACCGTCTGTAATAATTGTGATCACTGACGGTGGACGGTACTCGTACCGTAATGGTGTACATCAGGAAATCATACTGCCGTTGAATACACAAATACCCGGAACCAATTTTACAAAGGAACCATTTCGATGGGATCAACGACTTTTTTCCCTAGTTCTGCGCATGCCTGGCAATAAGGTCGATGAGCGTGTTGAAGGTAAAGTACCGCATGACGATTCGCCCATCGAGCGCATGTGTGTCGTGACGGGTGGGCGTTCGTATCGTGTGCGTTCACATCATGTACTCAATCAATGTATAGAGAGTTTAGTACAGAAGGTGCAACCGGGTGTTGTGCTACAGTTTGAACTAATGCTACCGAAGGAGGGTCTGCCAAATGAAGCTATGCAAGATATTATATTCCAACCAATGAAGAAAATGATCTACGTGCAAAAGCATATCACACAAAAGACCTTCCCCATCGGATACTGGCCATTGCCGGAACCATACTGGCCGGATCCGAAAGCAGTTACATTACCGCCGCGTGATGCGCATCCCAAACTAAAAGTAGTAGCACCTGCCGTCGATGAACCACAAATGGTGCGCAGTTTTCCCGTCGACAAGTACGAAATCGAAGGCAGTCCACTAACGCTACAAATACTTCAAAAGCGTGAAATGAATAAATGCTGGCAGGTAATTATATCGAATGGGATGCATGGATTTGATTTGCCCTTTGGCTACTTGAAGGCTTCTCCGAATTTTACACAAGTTCACCTGTATGTGTTGGCATATAATTATCCGGCATTACTGCCGCTACTGCACGACCTCATACACAAGTATAACATGAGCCCGCCTAACGATcttatgtataaatttaatgCTTATGTGCGCTCAATACCGCCCTACTACTGCCCATTTTTGCGGAAAGCACTGCTCAACATCAATGTACCGTATCAACTGCTCCAATTTCTGCTGCCAGAAAATATTGACAACTACTTGTCCCCGAACATTGCCAACCAGTTGAAGCATATCAAAAACACCGCTAAGCAGGATCAAGAAAATCTCTGTATGAAGGTATATAAACAGTTAAAACAGCCGAAACCGCCGTATCGTCAAATCGAAACAGCAAAACTAAATCCGGGTGTACCGTTGCGTCGCGATCTTGTACGACATCCTTTGCTGAGAGAAACCTTTTCCAAATTGCATGCAGAAATTGAACCACTTGAGAATTACACCATTGTCGTGCCACAGTTGACACGCCAATCTTCGGCGAAATCGTACCGTAATCCGTTCGATATTCCACGTCGTGATTTAATGGAAGAAATAGCGCGTATGCGTGAAGCCGTTCTTCGACCAGCGCCAACAAGTTTAGTGGCTAAAGATTCGGGACACTGCCTACCTATTGCCGAAATGGGCAACTACCAGGAATACTTGAAGAATAAAGATAATCCATTGCGCGAGATAGAACCAACGAATGTTAGGCAACATATGTTCGGCAATCCGTATAAAAAAGACAAGCATATGGTTATGGTGGACGAGGCTGATCTCAGCGATGTTGCTCCAATGAAATCAAATAATGGAGCTGGCGGTCCGCCACTGCCGGGCGTACCAGGCGGCATTGGTCCAAAGAAAATCGATGCATCACGTACGCGTAAGCGAAAGGCAGGCCCGATTCGTAAGGATTATATATTTAGGCGAACTTCCACAGATGTACGACCCAGCACACCGAGCCTGACTGTGACGTCTTCGATTTCCTCGAGCGCCTCGGTTTCTTCGCTGTCTGACTTCGATGAAGATAGCGTTTCAGAGACAGCGTCCATATCGTCAGGCATGTCAGATGACGGAGACTCGGATCGGCTTGTGGTGGCGTTCGACTTCAATGAAGACGAACCCGGCGACCCGCTAATAAATGGCTATGTACGTAATTTTATTAATGGCATCAACGATGAAAGTAGCTGTGATTCTGATATGATCGTGCCCAGTGTTGGCCAGCTCAATTCAACGGCTGGTATTGCGGTGGGCATTTTGCCACTGACACCTGTTGCACAAatgcaaaacaacaacagtgtATTGACTCCTATGTCACCACCCGGCTCGCCACAACCCTATATGAACAGTTATGGCCAGCCAATTATGGCGTCCGCAGATGCATTGCCTGCTGTTGGCTCAATAGTGGCGCCAAGCGTATTGGCTAATGCGAACCAGTCAATAACACCCAACGTCTTCGCGTCATCGCTTCAAATCAATGGCAACGCTTTACTTGGTATTCCCGCTGCGACAGCGCCGGTGGGCACGCCAGTGCCCATTGCAGCAGTGGCCACACCGTTAATTGTGTCCCCAGCTCCTGCCTATCAACACAACGATATTAATGATGCTCAAGAAATTTCGCGCATATTGCAGCAATGCCACAACGGCACTTCTAATATATCGAATACAACTTCCGCGCCGAATCTTGAATTGGCAGTCAACGCAGGTGCGATTAAAATGGAAACGGAGTTGGCACTAATGCCACCACCATCATCCACGACAAATTCGCTAACACCTGTGACACTTTCCGCCAACTTTGATACACTGAAACGCGAGTCAATGGCCAATAATGCGGGCGTATGCAACTCTAATCATTTGCCCAATCACAACCAACACAACAATATAAACAGCTTAAGCAATAATATTGGCAATGGCAATATCCAGCGTAGTTCTAGTATCGTTTCGTCGCCACCACCTCTCACAGATGAGCAGCGCGATGCAGCGCGCAAACATAACCTAGAAATTCGAACACAAGTTTTTCGCGATATACGGCGCCCAGGCCGAAATTACTCGCAACTATTGGAGCATCTTAATCTAATCAAAGGTGATTATGATATGAaatcaaatttcataaaaatgtgcatCAGCGAATCTATGCGTTTTCGGCGGAAGCAAATGATGAACAGCATACAGGAGTGGTGGGATAAGAAGCAAGAGCAATCACAGGCGACAACAACAAGTTAA
- the LOC129238578 gene encoding regulator of telomere elongation helicase 1 homolog, which translates to MPEYIIAGIPVHFPFEPYDVQTAYMEKVINCLRDGTNGVLESPTGTGKTLSLLCASLAWILSRRADLQSMLQRNNVGGGATSQQGVPDLNAIQARNANWGIPKIIYSSRTHSQLTQAMQELKRTSYSFMRAVVLGSRDQLCIHPEVMREQGNSNKVQLCKLRIQTRTCSFYNRVESKKDSPELKESPIMDIEDLVKVGQKLKVCPYYASKELTSEADITFMPYNYLLDPKARKANKVELGNTIVILDEAHNIEKICEESASVQIRSSDIALAIDDVTHVMKAMMNENSLDFMSGDEPKDFKLEDLALLKEMLLDLEKGFDNIVVENKAEGTTFPPSYMFELLAAAKITPAKAPATISLLERLIQYMTVQSQNSAFRKGASFDTFSNLLSVVFVKKDDIVEKVHRSFKVHVQIEEVKQQNKGSNKDGWLSKASSNNTVSTKLPKIINYWCFNPGFGMEQLLNAQTRSIILTSGTLAPLKPLIAELAVPIAQSLENPHIVNQSQVFVKIIGTGPDREQLISNFANRDNPKYLSSLGQTILNVSRIVPDGLLVFFPSYPLLNQCVNAWQASGVWAEVCRHKPIFVEPRSKESFTTTMEEFYKSIHDAKGACFMAVCRGKVSEGLDFADRNGRAVIITGLPFPPMKDPKVILKKRYLEDNRTKENELLTGQAWYSLEATRAVNQAIGRVIRHRHDYGAILLCDVRFAQPNQVSQLSKWVRGHLGATPKSVPFGSIVRELREFFRNADKTLPKPKERSIEALVSETCEEAGIVHSRYFSDPKLVLEAKQKFATAHSMAIKVEKTNTIESWTPDDYKTAAGRSQNSQVPSAMDFMSRLDTNVKAIDFNSASSSAQVSIYKRERNSPIASPSSSGQSSSVFPTNSKKRYKLITDTSVPESPTSSTQFSLNEFGFKSKTKLSHDPPVIEKEAPQERLEFLRILRSSLPPDDFSAFTAGLMAYSRQDEFEEFLKILVRIMGKPELHYMLRGMRRFIKTSHKLLFDEGTAHILS; encoded by the exons ATGCCGGAGTACATTATCGCAGGAATACCAGTGCATTTCCCTTTTGAACCATACGATGTGCAGACGGCTTATATGGAAAAGGTAATCAATTGCCTGCGTGATGGAACTAATGGTGTATTGGAGTCTCCAACCGGAACAGGTAAAACACTAAGTCTGCTATGCGCATCCCTAGCCTGGATACTGTCCCGAAGAGCAGATTTGCAATCGATGCTGCAAAGGAATAATGTGGGAGGTGGTGCAACGTCCCAGCAAGGCGTTCCTGACTTGAATGCAATACAAGCGAGAAACGCTAATTGGGGCATTCCAAAAATTATATACTCCTCGCGTACACATTCTCAATTAACACAAGccatgcaagaattgaagcgtACTTCTTACTCATTTATGAGGGCAGTGGTGTTGGGCTCACGCGATCAATTGTGCATTCATCCAGAAGTTATGCGCGAACAAGGGAACTCCAACAAAGTGCAACTTTGCAAATTGCGTATACAGACGCGTACATGTTCATTCTATAATCGTGTCGAATCCAAGAAAGATAGTCCAGAATTAAAAGAATCGCCAATAATGGATATAGAAGATTTAGTCAAAGTGGGGCAGAAACTTAAAGTGTGTCCTTATTATGCATCCAAAGAGTTGACCAGCGAGGCGGATATTACATTTATGCCGTATAACTATCTATTGGATCCGAAAGCACGCAAAGCTAATAAAGTGGAATTGGGCAATACTATTGTGATTTTAGATGAGGCTCAcaatatcgaaaaaatttgcGAAGAGTCAGCATCAGTGCAAATACGTTCATCAGACATTGCATTGGCTATTGATGATGTGACGCATGTGATGAAGGCAATGATGAATGAAAATTCATTGGATTTTATGAGCGGTGATGAACCGAAAGATTTCAAACTCGAGGATCTAGCGTTACTGAAAGAAATGCTCCTGGACCTTGAAAAGGGGTTTGATAACATTGTGGTTGAAAACAAAGCAGAAGGAACTACGTTCCCGCCTTCGTACATGTTTGAGTTGTTAGCCGCAGCGAAA ATAACTCCAGCTAAAGCACCTGCAACTATAAGTTTACTCGAACGACTAATTCAATACATGACTGTTCAGTCACAAAATAGTGCATTCCGGAAAGGTGCTAGCTTCGATACGTTTTCCAATCTTCTAAGCGTTGTATTTGTTAAAAAGGATGATATTGTAGAAAAGGTTCACAGAAGTTTTAAAGTGCATGTACAGATTGAGGAAGTAAAACAACAGAACAAAGGTTCTAACAAAGATGGCTGGCTCTCAAAGGCATCAAGTAACAATACGGTTTCGAccaaattaccaaaaattattaattactgGTGCTTCAATCCCGGCTTTgg CATGGAACAACTTTTGAATGCTCAAACACGCAGCATAATTTTAACAAGTGGCACTCTAGCGCCTTTGAAGCCATTAATAGCTGAGTTAGCCGTACCAATTGCTCAAAGTCTCGAAAATCCGCATATTGTTAATCAATCgcaagtttttgtaaaaatcatTGGCACAGGACCCGATCGAGAACAACTGATATCAAATTTTGCTAATCG TGACAATCCCAAGTATCTTAGCTCCCTGGGTCAAACAATACTCAATGTGTCACGCATCGTGCCAGATGGTTTACTCGTTTTCTTCCCTTCATACCCTTTGCTCAACCAGTGCGTGAATGCTTGGCAGGCAAGCGGGGTGTGGGCTGAAGTGTGTCGACATAAACCGATTTTTGTAGAACCACGTAGTAAAGAAAGTTTTACCACAACTATGGAGGAATTCTATAAAAGCATACATGACGCTAAGGGCGCTTGTTTTATGGCAGTATGTCGCGGCAAAGTATCTGAGGGTCTCGATTTCGCCGATCGCAATGGTCGTGCGGTTATTATTACAGGTTTGCCATTCCCGCCAATGAAAGATCCGAAAGTTATCTTGAAGAAACGCTATTTGGAAGATAATCGCACTAAAGAAAATGAA CTACTAACAGGTCAAGCATGGTACAGCTTGGAAGCGACTCGCGCCGTTAATCAGGCGATCGGACGCGTCATACGTCATCGGCATGATTACGGCGCTATCCTATTGTGTGATGTACGCTTTGCCCAACCTAATCAGGTGTCACAATTATCGAAATGGGTGCGCGGTCATTTAGGTGCGACACCAAAAAGTGTGCCCTTCGGTTCGATTGTGCGGGAATTACGTGAATTCTTCCGAAATGCTGACAAAACA cTGCCAAAACCGAAAGAGCGCAGCATAGAAGCACTTGTAAGTGAAACATGTGAGGAAGCTGGTATCGTTCATAGTCGCTACTTCTCGGATCCGAAGCTGGTGCTTGAAGCGAAACAAAAATTTGCTACAGCCCATTCAATGGCGAT AAAAGTTGAGAAAACCAATACTATTGAAAGCTGGACACCTGATGACTACAAAACAGCCGCAGGACGCTCACAAAATAGTCAGGTACCTAGCGCAATGGACTTTATGAGTCGGCTTGATACTAATGTTAAG GCTATAGATTTTAATAGCGCCAGCAGCAGTGCTCAAGTTAGCATTTACAAACGTGAGCGAAACTCGCCGATTGCAAGCCCAAGTAGTAGCGGCCAAAGTTCTAGTGTATTTCCTACCAATAGTAAGAAGCGCTACAAATTAATTACGGATACCTCTGTTCCAGAGTCACCCACAAGTAGTACACAGTTCTCTCTAAATGAATTTGGTTTCAAATCGAAAACGAAATTATCGCATGACCCTCCAGTAATAGAGAAGGAAGCGCCGCAAGAGCGCCTGGAGTTTTTAAGAATa TTACGGAGTTCCCTGCCACCAGATGACTTTAGTGCTTTCACCGCAGGGCTGATGGCATATAGTCGTCAGGATGAATTCgaagaatttctaaaaattttggtgCGAATAATGGGCAAACCCGAATTGCATTATATGTTACGTGGCATGCGACGATTTATAAAAACTTCGCATAAATTGTTGTTTGATGAAGGCACGGCACATATTTTGTCATAG